In Simplicispira sp. 125, one DNA window encodes the following:
- the rplU gene encoding 50S ribosomal protein L21, protein MYAVIKTGGKQYRVASGEKIKVEQIAADVGQEIVIDQVLAVGNGAELKVGTPLVSGATVKATVVAHGKHDKVHIFKMRRRKHYQKRQGHRQQFTELQIGDIAG, encoded by the coding sequence ATGTACGCGGTCATAAAAACCGGCGGCAAGCAGTATCGCGTTGCTTCCGGCGAAAAAATTAAAGTAGAACAGATTGCTGCGGACGTAGGCCAGGAAATCGTCATCGACCAGGTTCTGGCTGTCGGCAACGGCGCTGAACTGAAGGTTGGTACGCCCCTGGTGTCCGGCGCAACTGTGAAAGCCACCGTTGTGGCACACGGCAAACACGACAAAGTGCACATCTTCAAGATGCGCCGTCGCAAGCACTATCAAAAACGCCAAGGTCACCGGCAGCAGTTCACCGAACTGCAAATCGGCGACATCGCCGGTTAA
- the rpmA gene encoding 50S ribosomal protein L27 — MAQKKGGGSTRNGRDSKPKMLGVKAFGGELISAGSIIVRQRGTKFHPGLNVGVGKDHTLFALVDGHVSFAVKGAMSKHTVNVTSAA, encoded by the coding sequence ATGGCACAGAAAAAAGGCGGCGGCTCTACGCGAAACGGGCGCGATTCCAAGCCCAAAATGCTCGGTGTGAAAGCGTTCGGCGGTGAGCTGATCAGCGCGGGCTCCATCATCGTGCGTCAGCGCGGTACCAAGTTTCACCCCGGCCTCAACGTCGGCGTGGGCAAAGACCACACGCTGTTTGCCTTGGTAGACGGCCATGTGTCGTTTGCGGTCAAGGGCGCAATGTCGAAGCACACGGTCAACGTGACATCTGCAGCCTGA
- the cgtA gene encoding Obg family GTPase CgtA: MKFVDEAYIDISAGDGGNGCVSFRHEKYKEFGGPNGGDGGSGGHVFAVADPNLNTLVDFRYSRRHEAKRGEHGMGSDMFGAAGSDITLKMPVGTIISDAETGEVLYELLTPGEVITIAKGGDGGFGNMRFKSAINRAPRQKTPGWPGEKKSLKLELKVLADVGLLGMPNAGKSTLIAAISNARPKIADYPFTTLHPNLGVVRVGPEQSFVVADIPGLIEGASEGAGLGHQFLRHLQRTRLLLHIIDMAPFDDSIDPVAQAKAIVGELKKYDTGLYKKPRWLVLNKLDMVPTEERAARVADFVKRLRWKGPVFEISALTREGCEPLIHAVFRHVQAQHLAEQAPVAEVDPRFAGDAPA; this comes from the coding sequence ATGAAATTCGTCGACGAAGCCTACATAGACATTTCTGCCGGTGACGGCGGCAATGGTTGCGTGTCGTTCCGGCATGAGAAATACAAGGAATTCGGCGGGCCCAATGGCGGTGACGGTGGAAGCGGCGGGCATGTGTTCGCAGTAGCCGACCCCAATCTGAACACATTGGTGGATTTCCGCTACTCGCGTCGCCACGAAGCCAAGCGTGGCGAGCATGGCATGGGATCGGACATGTTCGGCGCAGCGGGGAGCGATATCACGCTGAAGATGCCCGTGGGAACCATCATCAGCGACGCTGAAACCGGCGAGGTTCTGTACGAGTTGCTCACGCCTGGTGAGGTCATCACCATCGCCAAAGGCGGCGATGGCGGTTTTGGCAACATGCGGTTCAAGAGCGCCATCAACCGCGCCCCTCGGCAAAAGACACCGGGTTGGCCTGGGGAGAAGAAAAGCCTCAAGCTTGAACTGAAAGTGTTGGCTGACGTGGGTTTGCTGGGCATGCCCAACGCGGGTAAATCGACCCTGATCGCGGCGATTTCCAATGCACGCCCGAAGATCGCAGACTACCCTTTCACCACTTTGCACCCCAATTTGGGCGTTGTGCGTGTGGGGCCTGAGCAGAGTTTTGTGGTCGCCGATATTCCCGGATTGATCGAAGGTGCTTCCGAAGGAGCAGGCCTGGGACACCAGTTCCTGCGCCACCTGCAACGCACCCGCCTGTTGCTGCACATCATCGATATGGCGCCGTTTGACGACAGCATCGATCCCGTCGCACAAGCCAAGGCCATCGTGGGGGAACTCAAAAAATACGATACGGGTTTGTACAAGAAGCCCCGTTGGCTGGTGTTGAATAAGCTGGACATGGTGCCGACCGAAGAGCGGGCTGCGCGTGTGGCTGATTTTGTCAAGCGTCTGCGCTGGAAGGGGCCTGTTTTCGAAATTTCGGCACTGACGCGTGAAGGGTGTGAGCCGTTGATCCATGCGGTTTTCCGCCATGTCCAGGCTCAACACCTGGCGGAGCAGGCCCCTGTGGCC